In the genome of Triticum urartu cultivar G1812 chromosome 5, Tu2.1, whole genome shotgun sequence, one region contains:
- the LOC125506455 gene encoding CASP-like protein 5B3, with protein MKRIVGSPGTWSGMALRLSQCFFAAASSLAMCSAFGFSNYSAYFYMNLVLILQLLWSLYLACQDIFSLRNNRDLHAPDFLLFFVIIDWVLAILMFSGFCASASVTIFFMKDMNFCAEYSRLDCIQFTLSVTLAFFTWLLQAASSFSGFWLLVSFF; from the exons ATGAAGCGCATAGTGGGGAGCCCAGGGACATGGAGCGGCATGGCGCTGCGTCTGTCGCAGTgcttcttcgccgccgcatcttCCCTCGCCATGTGTTCCGCTTTCGGCTTCTCCAACTACAGCGCCTACTT CTACATGAATCTAGTGTTGATCCTGCAGCTTTTGTGGAGTTTGTACTTGGCTTGTCAGGATATATTTTCTCTGAGGAATAACAGGGATCTTCATGCCCCGGATTTTCTATTGTTCTTTGTTATCATTGATTGG GTCCTGGCGATTCTCATGTTCTCGGGATTCTGTGCCTCTGCCAGCGTGACGATTTTCTTCATGAAGGATATGAACTTCTGCGCGGAATACTCGCGGCTGGACTGCATTCAGTTCACGCTTTCGGTCACCCTGGCGTTCTTTACATGGTTGTTGCAAGCTGCGTCTTCTTTCTC